GAGGTCGCCGATCTGCAGGTACAGCGGGGCGATCAGCGCCTCGTACGGCAGCGCCAGCCCGGCCAGGAAGGCCGCGAACACCAGCCGCGAGCCGCGGAACGGCACCAGCGCCAGCCCGTACCCGGCCAGCGTCGCCAGCAGCAGCGCCGCCGGCACGACCACCAGCACGATCAGCGAGCTGGACTTCAGCAGCTCGCCCATCAGCGCGGCGTCCCACGCGTCGGCGAAGTTGCCCCACTGCGGGTCGGACGGCAGGCTCAGCCCGGCCGGGCGCGAGCCGCGCGGCTGCAGCGCCGTCAGGGCCATGCTGACCAGCGGCAGGACGGTGCCGACGGCGGCCAGCGCGAGCAGCAGGAGGCCGGCCGGACTGCGCCGCGTCACCGCTCGCGCCCCAGCCGCTGCAACGGCGCGATGACCGCCAGCACCAGCACCACCAGCACCACCGCGAGCGCCGACGCCAGCCCGACCGCCTGTTCGGTGAAGACCAGCCGGAAGATCAGCACGCCGGGCACCATCGTCGAGTAGCCCGGCCCGCCCGCGGTGGCGACGTAGACGATGTCGAAGCTGGCCAGCGCCGCGATGGTGAGGATGGTCGCCGCGACGACGATCTCGCGGCGCAGCGACGGCAGCGTGACGGCGGTGAACCGGCGGATCCGCCCGGCGCCGTCCAGCGCGGCCGCCTCGTGCAGCGACGGGTCGATGCGCAGCAGGCCGGCGGTGAACAGCAGCGTGCACAGGCCGGTCGCCACCCAGGCGCCGATCAGCCCCACCGCCGGCAGTGCCGTGTGGAAGTCGGCCAGCCAGGGCCGGGCCAGCGCGTCCAGCCCGGCGAGGCGCAGCAGCTGGTTCACCACGCCGTCGGAGGAGTACATCCACGACCACGCGATCGCGGCGCCGGCCAGCGGCACCACCTGCGGCAGGAACAGCAGCGCACGGGCGGCGGCGCGTGCGCCGGCCGAGCGCAGGTCCGCGACGACGGCGGCCAGTGCCAGGCCGAGCGCGATGGGCAGCAGCGTGAAGAACGCGATCAGCACCAGCGCGTGACCGAGGGAGTCGAGCAGCCGCTCGTCCGTCACCACCGACCGGTAGTTGTCCAGGCCGACCCAGGTGGCCGGCCCGAACCCGTCCCAGTCGTAGAACGAGTAGCGCACCGTCTGACTCAGCGGATAGAGGACGAACCCGCCGTACAGCAGCAGCGCGGGCAGCACCCACCACCAGCCGGACGCCGGCCGGGGCGCCCGCACCGGCGGCGTCGTCCGCGCCCGGGCGGGTCCGCGCTCCCTCACCGTGACGCTCACCCGCCGAGCTGGCTCTCGTAGTCGGCCTGCAGCGTGGCGGCGAAGTCCTCCGGCGTGACGCGGCCCGCGAGCAGCAGCTGCAGCTGCGGCGTCAGCGTCGCGGAGAAGAACGACGCGGTCGCGTTGCCCATGAACGGGACGATGCCGTCGTCGGCGCTGAGCTCGGTGAACGCCGTGGACGCGTCGGCGACGACCGCGACGTCGGACTCCGGCGGCGGCGCGTCGGCCGGGCCGCCGGGGGCCAGGCCCTTGGCGGCGACGATCAGCTGGCGGCCCTCGTCGGTGAAGGTGAAGTCGAGGAACGCGGCCGCGGCGTCGGCGTCGGCGGCCGAGGCGGGGATGACGAAGTTCGCCGGGTCGGACATCGCCGCGCGCGGGTGGTCGTCGGCGGCCGGGAACAGGAAGAACCCGACGTCGTCGCCGAGCTGCTGGCCCAGCGTCGCGGCCTGCCAGTTGCCGCTGACGAAGTAGACGCCCTCGCCCGCGGCGAACTGCGCCGCCGCCGTGCTGGCGTCGACCGCCGACACGTCCGGCGCGAGGTAGCCGGCCGCCGCCCAGTCCTGCAGCGTCCGGGCCGCCTCGACCGCCTCCGGGGTGTCGATGCTGGCGTCCGGCGCGTTGAACACCCACTGCGTGACGGGCTCCGCGGTGCCCTGCGCGAGCAGCAGCGACTGGTACGGGAAGAACACGAGGCCGTCCTTGCCGGACGTGACCAGCGGCGTCGTTCCGGTGGTCGCGGCGGCGGCGAGGTCCTGCTCGAACTCCGCGAGCGTGGCCGGCGGGCCGTCGATGCCGGCCTGCTGGGTGAGCGTCTTGTTGTAGTAGACGCCGGTCAGCGTGAACCCGATGCCCATGCCGTACAGCGAGCCGGCGCCACGGGTGCCGTCGGCGTCGACCCGCCACTGGTTCAGCTGCGACGCCGGGAAGTCGGTCCAGCCGTAGGCCTCGGCGTAGTCGTCGAGGTTGCGGACCAGCCCGTCCTCGACGGTGTTGCCCGGCGTCGGCAGGCTGATCAGGTCGGGCGGGTCGTCGCCGGTCATCAGCCGGGCCGCGTTCTGCTGCAGCGCGTCGAACTGCTCGCCGGTGATCTCGAACGTGACGTTCGGGTGCTGCGCGGTGAACGCGTCGGTGATCGGGCGCAGGCTGTCGACCTGCGTGGCGTCGATCGTGATGTCGACGACGACCGGGTCGTCGCCGAGGTCGGTGCTGGCGCCCTGGGTGCTCGCGTCGGCTGGGGCGTCGGAGCCCGGGGAGCCGCAGGCGGCCGCCGTCAGAGCGACGGTGATCAGCACGGGTGCGATGAGGGTTCGGCGTGTCGTCATGGGGTTCTCCTCGACATCGGTGTCGGTGGTCGACGACCCGCGCCCTACCGTCGTCCGCTTCGGGAAGTTTGTCAAGCACTTCGATAAAGCACTTCGATACCCTAGTCTGAGGGCGTGAACGAGGTGACCATCTACGACGTCGCCGAGCGGGCGCAGGTCAGCATCTCCACGGTGTCGCTGGCGCTGAACCACCCGGCGCGGCTGAAACGGTCGACGTTGGAACGCGTCCTCCAGGTGGCCGACGACCTCGGCTTCGTCCCCAAGGAACGGGCCGTCCTCCGGGCCCGGAAGGGCGTGCACCGCATCGCGGCGGTGGCGCCGTTCACGTCCTACCCGAGCTTCTCCCGGCGCCTGGCCGGCGTCTTCGACGAGCTCGGCGACCGCGGCGAGCAGCTGGTCGTCAGTGACTGCGCGGACATCGCCGTGTCGGCGTCGCCGGTGCTGGCCAGCATCCCCGTCCGCGGCCACGTCGACGGGCTGCTCAACCTCGGCGTGCCGCTGGACGAGAAGATCGGCGAACGGCTGCGGCAGCGGCTGCCCACCGTCCTGCTCGACACCCGCTACCCGGGCCTCCCCGACATCTGCGTCGACGACCACCTCGGGGGACGGCTGGTGGGCGAGCACCTGGCCGGCCTCGGGCACCGGTCGGTCGCGTTCCTCAACGAGGTCGAGACGTACCCGTTCCAGTCGCCGCCGGTGCTGCGGCTGGCCGGGCTGCGCACGGTGCTCGACGTCGTCGAGATCACCGTCCCCCGCGGCACCTCGGCGGGTGCGGCGGCGGTGGCGCGGCTGTTCGCGGACGGGCCGCCCGCTGTCACCGCGGTGGTGGGCTGCCGCGACCTGGTGGCGCTCGGCGCGCTGGCCGAGCTGCGCGCCCGCGGCCTGTCCGTTCCCGGCGACCTCTCCGTCGTCGGCTTCGACGACGACCCGGTCGCAGAGGCGCTCGGGCTGACCACGGTGCGGCACCCGTTCGAGGAGTCCGGCCGGCTGGCGCTACGCACGCTGCGGCGCATGCTGGCCGCCCCCGGCGAGGAGATCCCCAGCCAGCGCCTCCCCCTCACCCTCATCCCCCGCGCGACGACCGGGCCCGCTCCTACTGGCTGATCGGGGCCGCGCCGGGCTTCGCCGTGGGTCGGAGATGCCGGCACCACGAGTGCGCCATGAGGAGATGGCGGCGGCTGCGGAGCCGGCGCAGCACCCGCCGCCACCTCCGGCCCAGCCCACGAGCCGAGCCCGCGCAGCCTCTACCGGCACCTCGCGCAGGTCGGATGTGCTCGCGGCTCAGCCCACGTTCACCGTCACCCGTTCGGCGTCGACGCGGGCGGCGCGGCCGGCCGGGTTCTCGTGCCGCACCAGCACCGCCGAGCCGCCGACCACCAGTGGCACCAGCAGCGCGTCGACCAGGGCGGTGCCGAGATCGTCGGTCGCCACCAGGAGCCGGCCGCCCGGACCGGCGCCGAGCTGCTCGGCCCGCTGCCGGGCGTGGTCGGCCAGCCCGCCGAGCGTGTGCACGGCCCCGCCGCGGTCGAGCGCCGGCTCGGTGTCGTCGGGCGGGAAGATCGGCGCGAAGTGGTCGGGATAGCCGGGCACCTCGACGGCGTAGTCGGTGACGCCGGGCGGCAGCGGCTCGGTGAACCGCCCGCCGAGCGGCCGCAGCGCCAGCCCGACCACCTCCGGCGCGCTGCCCGCCGCCGCGGCGAGGTCGTCCGGTCCGGCGACCGTCACCTGCACGTCGCCACCCCCGGACCCGCCCTCGCCCCCTGACCCGAGCACGACGCACACGCCCGCCGACCAGCAGGCGGCCGCCCACGCCAGCGCCTGCCAGTGCGCCGGCAGCCGCAGCGCGACCCGTTCGCCGGTCTCGGCGCCGAGCCCGCCGGTGAGGAACCCGGCGGTCTTCGCGACCCAGTTGTCGAACGTGATGGTGGACAGCTCGACGCGCTCGCCGGTGGCGTCGTCGTAGAACGTGAGGAACGGCCGCGCGCCGTCGTGCCGGACGGCGGTGCGCAGCAGCTCTGCCGGGGTCTCACTCATGCGCCCACCCTACGGCCCCCGCCCCCTCCCCGTCTGAGTACCCGAACCGCCGCCGACCTGCGTCGTTGGGGTTGTCGGCGCCGCATGCTTCACTGGGTGCGTGATGGAGCGGACCTGGCGCCCGCGGCGTCCGGTCGACGTCGTGGCGACGCTCGCCGCCCACCAGCGCGGCCCGTACGACCCCGCCTTCCAGCTCGACGCCCGCGGGCGGGTCTGGCGCACCTGCCGGCCGGGTGGCGAACCCGCGACGGTGTGCGTGACGGCCGCGCGCGGCGATGTCACGGCCCGGGCGTGGGGCCCGGGCGCCGAGGCCGCGCTGGACGCCGTCCCGCAGTGGCTCGGCGACGCCGACGACCCCGCCGGCTTCCGGCCGCGCCACCCCGTCCTGGCCGACGCGGTCCGCCGGTTCCCGGGCACGGTCGTCGGGCGCACCGGGCTGGCCATGGAGGCGCTGGTGCCGGCCGTCCTGGAGCAGAAGGTCACCGGCACCGAGGCCTACCGCGGCTGGATGCGGCTGCTCCGGACGTTCGGTGAGCCCGCGCCCGGGCCCGCGCCCGCCCGCATGCGCGTCGTCCCGTCGCCCGAGGTCTGGGCCCGCATCCCGTCGTGGGAGTACCACCGCGCCGGCGTCGGGCCGCAGCGCTCGCGCACCATCGTCACCGCCGGGCGGCACGTCGCGCGGCTCGAGGAGATCTCCGGCCTCGCCACCGACGACGCCGACCGGCGGCTGCGCGCCGTCCCCGGCATCGGCGTCTGGACGTCGGCCGAGGTCCGCCAGCGCGTCCTCGGCGACGCCGACGCCGTCTCCGTCGGCGACTACGGGCTCCCGCACGTCGTCGCGTACGCGCTGACGGGGGAGCGGCGCGGGTCCGACGAACTGATGCTCGAGCTGCTCGAACCGTACCGCGGTCACCGTCACCGCGCCTGTCTGCTGCTCATGCGGGCCGGCCCGCTGCCGCCGCGCCGCGGCCCGCGCGCCCCCGTGCGCGACTACCGCTCGATGTGACGGCTCACAGCGTCACGGTGACGGTCGCGACGTCGACGGGCGGGTGGTCGGCGGACGGTTCGGCGGCGTGGCCGATCGCGACCGCGCCGATCGGCGTCCAGCCGGCCGGGAGGTCCAGCGCCGACGTCGCCGCCGCGAGGGCGGGGTCGGGGAACAGCCAGGCCGACGCGAGACCTTCGGCGCCGAGCGCGATCAGCAGGTTCTCGACCGCCGCGCCCAGGCCGAGCAGCGCGTCCGACCCGTCGAGCAGGCACGGGACCACGACGTACGGCGCGGTGCCGAGCAGTCCGGCGCCGTCCAGCGCCGACGCCAGCCGGCGGCGGGCCGCGTCCGACTCCAGCAGCACGAACCGCCACGGCGGGGTGTCGATCGGCCACGGCGCGGAGAACGCGGCCCCGACGGCCTGCCTGACGACGGCGGGGTCGACCTGCGCGGACGTGAACGACGACGCCGTCCGCCGGGCCGTGACGGCGGCGCGCATGGCCTCGGGGGTGCCGAGCCGGAAACGGTCCTCGGCGCTCGGCCGGATCAGCGCCGCGATGCCGCGGTCGTCCTCGCCGGGCTCCAGCAGCAGGTGCGGCAGGCCGCGCACGACGGCGACCGGGACGCCGGACAGCTTCGCCCGGACCAGCTCCGACGCCGCCGCCAGCTCGTCGGCCAGCGCGACGACCGTGACGCCGAGGTCGTTGCCGTAGGCGTCGGTGCTGCCGCGCAGGTCGTCGACGGCGCGGATGCCGGCCGAGCCGACCGCGAAGTCGGCGACGCCGTTGCGCCAGACCCGGCCCGCGGTGTCCGTCACGACGACGCCGACGCGGACGCCGTAGCGCTCGGCCAGGCCGTCGCGGAGGGCGCGGGCGGAGGCGTCCGGGTCGACCGGCAGCAGCACGACCGAGCCCTGCTCGACGTTCGACGCGTCGACGCCGGCGGCGGCCATGACGAAGCCGTGCCGGGTCTCGACGATGCGCGTGCGCCCGCGCGGCGTCGTCCACTCCGAGACCGTCCGCACAGCCTCGGCGTCGATGGCGTCGTCGCGGTCGAGGCCGGTCGCGACGCGGCCCTCGGCCTTGCTGACGATCTTGCTCGTGACGACGACGATGTCGCCGTCGCGCAGGGCGTCGCCGGGCGGGGCCTGCTCGAGAGCCGTCGCCAGCACCTCGACGAGGTCGTCGCCGGCGCGGACCTCCGGGATGCCGGGCAGTCCGAACGCCTCGTAGCGAGCGCTCACCGCGTCCGCACCTCCTCGGCGAGGTCGAGTGCCGCGCGGGCCATGGCGGCCGTGGTGTCGGGGTCGGTCATCCAGAGCGGGACGGCCCTGGCGCTGATGCCGGCCGCCTCGATCTGCTCGGTCGCCGCCTCGTCGACGGTGTCGACCAGCCAGCCATCCAGCAGGTCGGCGAACAGTTCCGCCACCCCGGCCGCCGTCGTCGGCACGCCGATGGCCGTCAGCGCCGCGTCTGCCATCCCTCTCACCGGTGAACCCCCGATGATCGGTGAGAGGCCGATCTTCGGCGCCTTCGCTGCGCGGACGGCGTCGCGGATGCCGGGGACGGCGAGGATCGGGCCGATGCTCACGACCGGGTTGGACGGCGGCAGCAGGATCACGTCGGCGGCGGCGATGGCGTCGAGGACGCCGGGGGCCGGCTTGGCCTGATCGGCGCCGACGAGGACGATGCGGCGGGCCGGGACCTCGGCGTGCAGGCGGACCCACCATTCCTGGAAGTGGATGGCCCGCTCGGTCTGGTCGTCGCCCGCGATCACGACGTGGGTCTCGACCCGGTCGTCGGTCATGGGGAGCAGGCGGACACCGGGCTGCCAGCGGTCGCAGAGCGCTTCGGTGACGGCGGACAGCGGGTAGCCGGCGGCGAGCATGCGGGTGCGGACGAGGTGGGTGGCGAGGTCGCGGTCGCCGAGCGTGAACCACTGCGCCTCGGCCCCGTACGCGGCCAGCTCCTCCGCGACGGCGAACGTCTCGGCGGCGCGGCCCCACCCCTGCGACTCGTCGATGCCGCCGCCGAGCGTGTACATGACGGTGTCGAGGTCGGGGCTGACGTGCAGCCCGTGCAACGTGATGTCGTCGGCGGTGTTCCCGACGACCGTGACCTCGGCGTCCGGCACGGCTCGCAGCAGCCCCCGCAGGAACCTGGAGCCCCCGATCCCGCCGGCCAGCGCGGTGATCCTCAGCACAGCCACGACCGTACCCGGTGCCACGTGGGCGGCCGGCCCGCGCCCGGTCAGCGAGACGCCCGGCTGGTTGCGGCGTTCCATGATCATCAAGCATTCGGGGCGTGATAACACCCCAGATCACGGATGATCATGGAGGAACCGGGGTTCCGGCACGCGGAGAGCCCCGATTTCTCCGTGATCAATGTGGCGGCGCGGATGTGGGGCGCGGACGGCGGACGGCGGGTCGGCCGCCGACGACCGGCCGACGTGCCAACTCGGCGACGGTGGGCGGTCGGTGGCAGATGGCGGGCGGTACAGGCGGCGACCTGTGCGGGCGGCACACGGTGCTGACCGCAGGCGACCGGGCAGCGGGCGGCGCGCCGCGCGGCGAACGGCGATCGGGCAGTGGGCGGCGCACTGGTGCGGCGAACGGTGGCCGGGTGGCGAACGGCACACCGGGCAGCGGGCGGCGCACCGTGCGGTGAAACGGCGACGGGCGGCGCGCTGGGACGGCGAACTGTGCACCCAGCAGTGCACCGGCGCTCTGTGCCCGCACTTCCCCGTCCCCCTGATAGCTGCCAGTTCTTAGGCCGCGGTGCCGCGGGTCAAGCGGTGCCCCGCCCGCGCGAAGCGCCGATCAGGCTCCGCTTGAGGCGCGGTGCCGCGGCTGAGAAAATGGGCAGCAGGGGGACGGCGACGTGGCGAACTCGGCGTACCGCACGCCGGCCAACGAGATGCCCGCGCCAACCGACCCGCCCGGCCGACGCCGAGTGGGCCGGGCGAACGCTGCGGCGGCCGAGCTGACGCCGAGTGGGCCGGGCCGGCCGCCTCGCCGACGTGGAGTCGCGCAAGAGGGCCGGGCGAGGCGTGGTGGGCCGGGCGACCTCGAGCGGACCGAGCGACGCCGAGGTGCCCTGGCCGAGGTGGGCCGGGCGAACGGCAGTGTGCGCCGGCGACGTGAGGTGAGCTGCGCCGGGTGAACGCCGCCTCGGGCCGAGGGGAAGCCGACGTGAGTTACGCCGCACCGCGACTCGGGCTGGGTCGAGGTGGAGAAGCCGCCGTGAGCCGCGCGGGGTGAACGCCGCGTTGGGTCCTGGCGGAGAGACCGAGGTGGGGCACGCCCGGCGGCGTCGAGCTTGGCCGAGGAGGAGAAGCCGAGAGGCTCGCCGGGCCGCGTCCAGTGGGCGGGGGAACGTCGAGGTCAGGCGCGCCGGGCGAACACGGCGTCGACCGAGGTGGGTCAGGGCGGAAGGAGCGGCGGCGGCCGGCGCCGCGTCGGGTCAGGCGAGCCGGGTGAGCGGGCGCGGACCAACCCGCCGCTACCGTCCAGCCGGCGGGGAAACCGGGCGCCGAGGCGGAACCCGGGCGCCGTCCGGGACGTCAAGGAGATGGTGCGCCCGGCGGTCCTGCATCGGATGTTCGGCCGTCTGGCGTGCCGCGCGGCGAACCGCTTATGCTCCCGCCTCGAACCGCCCGAAGCCCCGCCCGGACTGCCGCGAGCAGCCTGGACGCGGTGCCGCAGGGCGGGTCGGGGCGTGCCGCTGGGGCGGGGCGCCGGCAAACGAACAGAGATCTTTAGCACGGTTCCGCTTGACGCGCACGTATTGCACTCATGTAATTTCGAACGTGTCGTTCAGTGATTTCGCGGCCTCGACCACCGCGGCGTCACTTCGGGGGCCGGCTCTGAGCCGGAGAAACAGGTCGAAGGAGGCGAGCCATGACCGAGTGGGACGGGGACCAGGTAGACCTGCTCTGGGGCGAAGCCGAAGAGATGAGTTGGCAAGAGCGGGCGCTGTGCGCCCAGACTGATCCGGAGGCGTTCTTCCCTGAGAAGGGCGGGTCCACCCGAGAGGCCAAGCGTGTGTGCCTCGGCTGCGAAGTCCAGGCGGAATGCCTGGAGTACGCACTGGCGCACGACGAGCGCTTCGGCATCTGGGGCGGGCTGTCCGAGCGGGAACGGCGGAAGCTCAAGAAGAGGGCGGTCTGACGGTCGTCCGGCCGGTCGCCGCAAAGCTGAACTCTGCCGTTCTCAGGTTCAGCGCGTAAGGTTGGCGGCTGGCACACGGGGTTGCCCGGCCGAGGCACGCTTCGGCCGGGGCCGCCGCCCCGGTGCTCGCAGACCTATCGCTGGAACGACGACGAGGCATGGCACCGGACCCCTTGACCGCAATCGACAACGGCAGCACGACGCCCAGTGTCTATTCCGACCCTGGCATCGGCGCCGACGCCGCCCTGGACGCGTTCGCCGGTGACATCGGCGAACCGGAGCCGGTCGACCCCACAGCGCTGCTGACGCACGACGTCACGGCGGTCATCGTGGCGCACGACGGCAGCCGGTTCATCCACCGCACGCTCGAGGCGGTGGCGGCGCTGCGCCGCATGCCCGAACGCATCGTCGCCGTCGACACCGGGAGCCGCGACGAGACCGAGCAGATCCTGACGTCCACCCTGGGTGCGCCGTCGGTGGTGTCGATGCCCCGCTCGACGGGGTTCGGCGCGGCCGTCGCGGCCGGGGTCGCCGCCGGCGACGACATGGCGCAGGCCATGCGGGGGAGCGGCGGGCTGCGCCAGTCCGACCGCACGCACTGGATCTGGCTGCTCCACGACGACAGCGCCCCCGCGCCGGACGCCCTGTCCAGGCTGCTCGAGGCCGCCGTCCGCCGCCCCGACGCGGGCATCATCGGGCCGAAGGTGCTCGACTGGCGCGAGGGCCGCCAGCTGCTCGAGATCGGCCTGACGGTCACCGGCGGCGGGCGCCGCCACACCGGCCTCGACCGCCGCGAGTACGACCAGGGCCAGCACGACACCTCGAAGAACGTCCTCGCCGTCGGCAGCGCGGGCATGCTGATCCGCCGCGACGTGTGGGACGAGCTGGGCGGGTTCGACCCCCGGCTGACGATCTTCCGCGACGACCTCGACCTCGGCTGGCGCGCCAACGAGGCCGGCTACCCGGTCGTCGTCTGCCCCGACGCGGTCGTCTACCACGCCGAGGCCGCCGCGCACGGACGGCGCCGGCTGGGCGCCACCCGCGACCGGCCGCACCTCGCCGACCGCCGCAACGCCATCTACGTCCTGCTCGCGAACACACCGGCGCGGTCGCTGCTGTTCGTGCTGCTCCGCGTCGTGTTCATGGGCCTCGGCCGATCGCTGACCTTCCTGGTCGGCAAGCAGCCGGCGCTGGCGTTCGAGGAACTGGTGGCGCTGCTGTCGGTCGTCGGCCGGCCGGACGTGCTGATCCGGGCCCGCGCCCGGCGCCGGCGCACCCGCCGCAAGGCGCCGTCGCAGCTGCGCTCGCTGTTCCCGCCGCGCGGCCAGCAGCTGCGGCACGCCGGCGAGAACGTCTTCGGCATGATCACCGGGTCCGGCAGCGGCGCGGGCCACGACGTCTCCGGCGGACGCCGCGCGGCCACGTCGGGCGACGACGAGGAACCGGCCGGCGACGACGGCCGCATCCTGCGCTTCCTGCTGCACCCCGCCGTGCTGATGACGGCCGCCCTCATCGTGGTGACGCTGGTCACGGCGCGCGGGCTGATCGGCTCCGGCCGGCTGTTCGGCGGCGCGCTGCTGCCCGCACCGGCCGCCGCGGGCGACCTGTGGGCCGTCTACACAGAGTCGTGGCACGGCGCCGGGCTGGGCAGCCCGTCGGCGACGCCGCCGTACCTCGGCGTGGTCGCGCTGGTCGGGACGCTGGTCCGCAACGCCTCGCTGGCCGTCGACCTGCTGCTGATCGGCTCCGTCCCGCTGTCCGGCCTGACGATGTACCTGCTGGTCCGCCGCATCGTGCAGACGAAGCTGCTGCGGGTCTGGGTGGCGACCACCTACGCGCTGCTGCCGGCCGTCACGGGCGCCATCGCGGCCGGCCGGCTGGGCACCGCCGTCGCCACCGTCCTGACGCCGCTGCTGGTGCTCGCGGTCATGCGCACGCTCGGCACGCCGGGCCGCTCCGGACCGGGCCGGGCCGCGTGGAGCGCCGGCCTGCTGCTCGCCGTCATCTCCGCGTTCGTGCCGCTGGCCTGGCTCATCGCGCTGGTGCTGGCCATCGTCGCGGGCGCGACGGTGTTCCGCGACCGCCGCTCGCTGCTGCGGCTGGGGGTGCTGCTGGCGGTGACGCCGGTGGTGCTGATCCCGTGGACCGGCAGCCTCATCACCCGGCCGATGCTGCTGGTCACCGAGGCCGGCGTGGCCGGACCGGGGCTGTCCGACCCCGAGCTGGCGCCGTGGTCGGTGCTGCTGCAGAACCCCGGCGGCCCCGGCAGCGGCCCGGTCTGGCTCGGCGCCGGCATCGTGGCCGCCGCCTGGATCTCGCTGTTCCGCCCGGTGCGCCGGCTGGTCATCGCGACCGCCTGGGTGGTCGTCGGCGTCGCGCTCGTGGCCGGCATCGTGCTGTCGCGCATCGCCGTCAGCGGCCCGACGCTGGAGACCCCGGTGGCCGGTTGGCCCGGGTACGCGACGGTGCTGGTGGCGGGTGGCCTGCTGATCGCGGCCGCCATCGGCGGCGAGGGCGCCCGCGAACGGCTGTCGCGGGCCAGCTTCGGCTGGCGCCAGCCGCTGGCCGTCATCATCGCCGGCGCCGCCGCGCTGGCCCCGATCATCGGCGCCGGCTGGTGGGTCGCGCGCGGTGCGGGCGACCCGATCGAGCGCCGCGACCCGGGCATCCTGCCCGCCTACGTCGCCGACGAGGCGGACCGCCCGGAGCGCGTCCGCACGCTGGTGGTCAACCGCGCCGACGACGGCCGCATCACGTACGCGCTGCTGCGCGAGTCCGGCCCGCGGCTCGGCGACGCCGAGACCAGCCCGCCGCCGGAGGAGTACGGCCCGCTCGACGACGTCGTCGCCGACGTCGTGTCCGGCCGGGGCGGTGCCGATGGCGCCCGGCTGGCCGAGTTCGCCGTCCGCTACGTCTACCTGCCGCGGCCCTACGACCCGGACCTCGCCGACACCCTCGACACCGTGCCCGGCCTGGTGCGCAGCAGCGCGCCCGAGGGCGCGGCGATCTGGCAGATCGACCAGCCGGTCGCGCGGGTGTGGATCGCCGCCCCGCCGGCCGAGGACGGTGAGCTGGCGCCGATGGCCGACGAGAACACCGAGGTCGTCACGGTCCCCAGCGGCGAGGTCAACGCCGGCGGCAGCGTGCCCGAGGGCCCCGAGGGCCGGCAGGTCGTGCTGTCCGAGCTGGCCGACCCGGGCTGGACGGCGCGCTTCAACGGCGC
This Jiangella alba DNA region includes the following protein-coding sequences:
- a CDS encoding glycosyltransferase, whose amino-acid sequence is MTAIDNGSTTPSVYSDPGIGADAALDAFAGDIGEPEPVDPTALLTHDVTAVIVAHDGSRFIHRTLEAVAALRRMPERIVAVDTGSRDETEQILTSTLGAPSVVSMPRSTGFGAAVAAGVAAGDDMAQAMRGSGGLRQSDRTHWIWLLHDDSAPAPDALSRLLEAAVRRPDAGIIGPKVLDWREGRQLLEIGLTVTGGGRRHTGLDRREYDQGQHDTSKNVLAVGSAGMLIRRDVWDELGGFDPRLTIFRDDLDLGWRANEAGYPVVVCPDAVVYHAEAAAHGRRRLGATRDRPHLADRRNAIYVLLANTPARSLLFVLLRVVFMGLGRSLTFLVGKQPALAFEELVALLSVVGRPDVLIRARARRRRTRRKAPSQLRSLFPPRGQQLRHAGENVFGMITGSGSGAGHDVSGGRRAATSGDDEEPAGDDGRILRFLLHPAVLMTAALIVVTLVTARGLIGSGRLFGGALLPAPAAAGDLWAVYTESWHGAGLGSPSATPPYLGVVALVGTLVRNASLAVDLLLIGSVPLSGLTMYLLVRRIVQTKLLRVWVATTYALLPAVTGAIAAGRLGTAVATVLTPLLVLAVMRTLGTPGRSGPGRAAWSAGLLLAVISAFVPLAWLIALVLAIVAGATVFRDRRSLLRLGVLLAVTPVVLIPWTGSLITRPMLLVTEAGVAGPGLSDPELAPWSVLLQNPGGPGSGPVWLGAGIVAAAWISLFRPVRRLVIATAWVVVGVALVAGIVLSRIAVSGPTLETPVAGWPGYATVLVAGGLLIAAAIGGEGARERLSRASFGWRQPLAVIIAGAAALAPIIGAGWWVARGAGDPIERRDPGILPAYVADEADRPERVRTLVVNRADDGRITYALLRESGPRLGDAETSPPPEEYGPLDDVVADVVSGRGGADGARLAEFAVRYVYLPRPYDPDLADTLDTVPGLVRSSAPEGAAIWQIDQPVARVWIAAPPAEDGELAPMADENTEVVTVPSGEVNAGGSVPEGPEGRQVVLSELADPGWTARFNGAELEPTTYGGWAQAFTLPPQAGELTVEYEGNRRAFWLWFQLGAVVVAVVLALPGIRRERGAVDDAADLDPEDSSPQLPLAPVPAGAEPQPVAARGGRRKGSRRGAEPSPSPRPAPTPQPEPEPADAAAWVPGERSLGERLRGRPASKPAGAPQDEPAPARGRGARKRAAREPEPSAEATAFLESMPEAVSAPDPAPRGRGGRKRAAPEPEPVAPEADPLTDPAFGEPPAAPPAAEQEPHAVGNWDPFARAGVDDDAPRGSITDAYQGRRAGRAADEAPGADAGGRTRRAPGKRAAGKRAKGRRQEDDK